The following proteins are co-located in the Ketogulonicigenium robustum genome:
- the hfq gene encoding RNA chaperone Hfq, translating to MASDKQNLQDAFLNHVRKVKVPVTIFLVNGVKLQGVITWFDSFCVLLRRDGQSQLVYKSAISTIMPAQPVSLYEGEE from the coding sequence ATGGCTTCCGACAAGCAGAACCTGCAGGATGCGTTTTTGAACCACGTCCGCAAGGTTAAAGTTCCTGTAACGATTTTTCTGGTAAATGGCGTGAAGCTGCAGGGTGTCATCACCTGGTTTGATAGCTTTTGCGTGCTGTTGCGCCGCGATGGCCAGTCGCAGTTGGTTTACAAGAGTGCGATTTCGACCATCATGCCGGCGCAGCCCGTTTCCCTGTATGAAGGTGAAGAATAA
- the lon gene encoding endopeptidase La: MNDHFSPSYPVLPLRDIVVFPHMIVPLFVGREKSVRALEEVMSEDRQILLSSQKDAGVDDPGVDGIYRTGVLASVLQLLKLPDGTVKVLVEGKTRVRITDFVENDRFFEAHAEPLDEDMGDSDVVTALIRSVAEDFERYAKVKKNIPEEAIGAVTEAKEPARLADLVAGHLGIDVAQKQELLETLTVSERLEKVYGLMDGEMSVLQVEKKIKSRVKSQMERTQREYYLNEQMKAIQKELGEGEDGSNELGELEEKIANTKLSKEAREKAEAELKKLKSMSPMSAEATVVRNYLDWLLGVPWGVKSRVKKDLPKAEAILDADHYGLEKVKERIVEFLAVQSRSDKMKGPILTLVGPPGVGKTSLGKSIAKATGREFIRISLGGVHDESEIRGHRRTYIGSMPGKIIQALKKAKTTNPLILLDEIDKMGQDYRGDPASALLEVLDPEQNNTFVDHYLEVEYDLSNVMFITTANSYNMPGPLLDRMEIISLSGYTEDEKREIARQYLVDKQLKNNGLKPNELTITDGALQEIIRSYTREAGVRNLEREIAKVARKAVTKIIKKEAETIEVTAENIGDFLGVKRFRWGLAEKEDQVGVVTGLAWTSVGGDILQIEALRLPGKGRMKVTGKLGDVMKESIETAASYVRSIAPQLGVKPTRFDKVDIHVHVPDGATPKDGPSAGLAMVTSMVSVMTGIPVRRDIAMTGEVSLRGNALPIGGLKEKLLAALRAGIKTVFIPVENEKDLADIPDNVKQGMEIVPVSHVSEVLARVLVRQPEPIEWDEEAEEAAALAAAQSRVGGEGISGVAH; this comes from the coding sequence ATGAACGATCACTTCAGCCCTTCCTACCCGGTGCTGCCGCTGCGCGACATCGTGGTGTTCCCGCATATGATCGTGCCGCTGTTTGTGGGGCGCGAGAAGTCGGTGCGGGCGCTGGAGGAGGTCATGTCCGAGGATCGCCAGATCCTGCTGTCCAGCCAAAAGGACGCAGGCGTGGATGACCCCGGCGTTGACGGAATCTATCGCACCGGCGTGTTGGCCAGCGTGCTGCAACTGCTGAAGCTGCCCGACGGCACCGTGAAGGTGTTGGTCGAGGGCAAGACGCGTGTGCGCATCACGGACTTTGTCGAAAACGACCGTTTCTTTGAGGCTCATGCCGAGCCGCTGGACGAAGACATGGGCGATTCCGATGTCGTCACTGCACTGATCCGCTCGGTCGCAGAAGATTTCGAGCGTTATGCCAAGGTGAAGAAGAATATTCCCGAAGAAGCCATCGGTGCTGTCACCGAGGCCAAGGAACCGGCGCGTCTTGCCGACTTGGTTGCCGGCCACTTGGGGATTGATGTTGCCCAAAAGCAAGAGTTGCTGGAGACGCTGACCGTATCCGAGCGGCTTGAGAAGGTTTACGGCCTGATGGACGGCGAAATGTCGGTTCTGCAGGTCGAGAAGAAAATCAAGTCGCGCGTGAAGTCGCAGATGGAGCGTACCCAGCGCGAATACTATCTGAATGAGCAAATGAAGGCCATTCAGAAGGAGCTGGGCGAAGGCGAGGATGGCAGCAACGAGCTGGGCGAGCTGGAAGAAAAGATCGCCAACACCAAGCTGTCGAAAGAGGCCCGCGAAAAGGCCGAAGCCGAGCTGAAGAAGCTGAAGTCGATGTCGCCGATGTCGGCCGAGGCAACGGTTGTGCGCAACTATCTGGATTGGTTGCTGGGCGTTCCGTGGGGCGTGAAGTCGCGCGTCAAGAAAGACCTGCCTAAGGCCGAGGCCATTTTGGACGCGGACCACTATGGTCTGGAAAAGGTCAAGGAGCGCATCGTCGAATTCTTGGCGGTTCAAAGTCGTAGCGACAAGATGAAAGGCCCGATCCTGACGTTGGTTGGCCCGCCCGGTGTGGGTAAGACATCGCTGGGTAAGTCGATCGCGAAGGCGACGGGGCGTGAATTCATCCGCATCAGCCTTGGCGGTGTGCACGACGAAAGCGAGATCCGCGGTCACCGTCGGACCTATATCGGTTCGATGCCCGGCAAGATCATTCAGGCGCTGAAGAAGGCCAAGACGACGAACCCGCTGATCTTGCTCGATGAAATCGACAAGATGGGGCAGGATTATCGTGGCGACCCCGCATCGGCCCTGCTGGAGGTATTGGACCCCGAGCAAAACAACACGTTCGTCGACCACTATCTGGAGGTCGAATACGATCTGTCGAACGTGATGTTCATCACCACGGCCAACAGCTACAACATGCCTGGCCCGTTGCTGGACCGGATGGAGATCATTTCGCTGTCCGGCTACACCGAGGACGAAAAGCGCGAGATTGCCCGCCAGTATCTGGTGGACAAGCAACTGAAGAATAACGGTCTGAAGCCCAACGAGCTGACCATCACCGACGGTGCGCTGCAAGAGATCATCCGCAGCTATACCCGCGAGGCTGGTGTGCGGAACCTTGAGCGTGAGATCGCCAAGGTCGCCCGCAAAGCGGTCACGAAGATTATCAAGAAAGAAGCCGAAACTATTGAAGTTACGGCGGAAAACATTGGTGACTTCTTGGGCGTGAAGCGGTTCCGTTGGGGGCTGGCCGAGAAAGAGGATCAGGTGGGTGTTGTCACCGGCTTGGCCTGGACATCGGTTGGCGGCGATATTCTGCAGATCGAAGCGCTGCGTCTGCCCGGTAAGGGGCGGATGAAAGTCACCGGTAAGTTGGGTGACGTGATGAAGGAGTCGATCGAGACTGCGGCCAGCTATGTCCGCTCGATCGCGCCGCAGTTGGGGGTGAAGCCTACGCGGTTCGACAAGGTCGATATCCACGTCCACGTGCCTGATGGCGCGACCCCGAAAGACGGCCCCTCGGCTGGTCTGGCGATGGTCACGTCGATGGTGTCGGTGATGACGGGTATTCCGGTGCGCCGCGATATTGCCATGACGGGGGAAGTGTCCCTGCGTGGGAATGCGCTGCCGATCGGGGGCCTGAAAGAGAAGTTGCTGGCGGCTTTGCGCGCTGGGATCAAGACCGTGTTCATTCCCGTCGAGAACGAGAAGGACTTGGCCGACATCCCCGACAATGTAAAGCAGGGGATGGAGATCGTTCCCGTCAGCCACGTTTCGGAAGTGTTGGCACGGGTGCTGGTGCGCCAACCCGAGCCGATTGAGTGGGACGAAGAGGCCGAAGAAGCTGCCGCGCTGGCTGCCGCGCAATCGCGCGTCGGCGGCGAGGGCATCAGCGGCGTCGCCCATTGA
- the tgt gene encoding tRNA guanosine(34) transglycosylase Tgt codes for MASGISFTLNATDGKARTGVISTPRGDIRTPAFMPVGTAATVKAMMPESVAATGADILLGNTYHLMLRPTAERIDRLGGLHRFMNWEKPILTDSGGFQVMSLSSLRKLTEEGVTFSSHVDGSRHFVSPERSMEIQKLLGSDIVMAFDECPALPATEDTVAQSMRMSMRWAQRSRDAFGDRPGHALFGIQQGGVTEALRGESAEALRAIEFDGYAIGGLAVGEGQEAMFGVLDYAPDMLPTDKPRYLMGVGKPDDIVGAVKRGVDMMDCVLPSRSGRTGQAWTHRGQVNIKNARHADDPRPLDENCSCPACSKYSRAYLHHVFRAQEMISGMLLTWHNLHYYQELMAGMRAAIAEGRFAAFEADFHAKRAQGDIDPI; via the coding sequence ATGGCGAGCGGTATCAGTTTCACCCTGAATGCCACGGATGGCAAGGCACGAACGGGTGTGATCAGCACGCCGCGGGGGGATATTCGCACGCCCGCCTTCATGCCTGTTGGCACGGCGGCGACGGTCAAGGCGATGATGCCTGAATCGGTCGCGGCGACGGGTGCGGATATTTTGCTGGGCAACACCTATCACCTGATGCTGCGCCCGACCGCCGAGCGGATCGACCGTTTGGGCGGGTTGCACCGGTTTATGAACTGGGAAAAGCCGATTTTGACGGATTCGGGCGGGTTTCAGGTTATGTCGCTGTCGTCGCTGCGCAAGCTGACCGAGGAAGGCGTGACGTTTTCGAGCCATGTTGATGGCTCGCGCCATTTCGTCAGCCCAGAGCGGAGCATGGAGATCCAGAAGCTGCTGGGGTCGGATATTGTGATGGCATTTGACGAATGCCCCGCGCTGCCCGCGACCGAAGACACGGTGGCGCAATCCATGAGGATGTCGATGCGGTGGGCGCAGAGGTCGCGCGATGCGTTTGGCGACCGGCCGGGCCATGCGCTGTTCGGCATTCAACAGGGTGGCGTGACCGAAGCATTGCGTGGCGAGTCCGCCGAGGCGCTGCGGGCAATTGAATTTGATGGTTACGCCATTGGCGGTCTGGCCGTGGGCGAGGGGCAAGAGGCCATGTTCGGCGTGCTGGATTACGCGCCCGACATGCTGCCGACCGATAAGCCGCGCTATTTGATGGGTGTGGGCAAGCCTGATGATATTGTGGGCGCCGTCAAGCGCGGGGTCGATATGATGGATTGCGTGCTGCCCAGCCGTTCGGGCCGTACGGGGCAAGCGTGGACCCATCGCGGGCAGGTGAATATCAAGAATGCCCGCCATGCCGACGATCCGCGCCCGCTGGATGAAAACTGCAGCTGTCCGGCTTGCAGTAAGTATAGTCGTGCTTATTTGCACCACGTCTTCCGCGCGCAAGAGATGATATCGGGGATGCTGCTGACGTGGCACAACCTGCATTATTATCAGGAATTGATGGCAGGGATGCGGGCGGCGATTGCCGAAGGACGCTTTGCGGCGTTCGAGGCGGATTTCCACGCTAAGCGCGCGCAGGGCGATATCGATCCGATTTGA
- a CDS encoding SUF system Fe-S cluster assembly protein, with translation MSDIDQLEEGAPLIAPSNTDHPLYDAIVEACRTVYDPEIPVNIYDLGLVYSIAINDESEVAISMTLTAPGCPVAGEMPGWVASAVEPLPGVKQVDVNIVWEPQWGMSMMSDEARLELGFM, from the coding sequence ATGTCCGACATCGACCAACTCGAGGAAGGCGCACCGCTGATCGCCCCTTCGAACACCGACCACCCGCTGTATGACGCTATTGTCGAGGCGTGCCGGACGGTCTACGATCCCGAAATCCCCGTGAACATCTACGATCTGGGATTGGTCTATTCCATCGCCATCAACGACGAATCCGAAGTCGCCATCAGCATGACGCTGACGGCCCCCGGCTGTCCCGTCGCGGGCGAAATGCCCGGTTGGGTCGCCAGCGCGGTCGAGCCGCTGCCCGGCGTCAAACAAGTCGATGTCAACATCGTCTGGGAACCGCAATGGGGCATGTCCATGATGTCCGACGAAGCCCGCCTCGAGCTGGGCTTTATGTAA
- a CDS encoding HesB/IscA family protein produces the protein MFAIPGKQAVTLTPAAATRIRTLMDQAGHKGLRLGIKKGGCAGMEYTMEYAADVNPLDEVVEQEGARVMIAPMAQMFLFGTQIDYEETLLHTGFKFNNPNVVEACGCGESIKFG, from the coding sequence ATGTTCGCAATTCCGGGCAAGCAAGCCGTCACCCTGACCCCCGCCGCCGCCACGCGCATCCGCACGCTGATGGATCAGGCAGGCCACAAGGGGCTGCGGCTGGGCATTAAAAAGGGCGGCTGCGCAGGCATGGAATACACCATGGAATACGCAGCCGACGTAAACCCCCTCGACGAGGTGGTCGAACAAGAAGGTGCGCGGGTGATGATCGCCCCCATGGCGCAAATGTTCCTGTTCGGCACCCAGATCGATTACGAGGAAACTTTGCTACACACCGGCTTCAAATTCAACAACCCCAATGTTGTCGAAGCCTGCGGCTGCGGCGAGTCGATCAAATTCGGCTGA
- the tpiA gene encoding triose-phosphate isomerase, whose protein sequence is MRRKVAAGNWKMFGIKADLTEITAIAAAADPAVDTLICPPATLITAAVPAAKGTVLIGGQDCHHLPQGAFTGETSAAMLVDAGATHVIVGHSERRRDHLESNEMVRAKAEAAIEAGLIALICVGESLEQREAGTTLVAIATELDGSLPNTSTAANTIIAYEPIWAVGTGHIPTPDQIAEVHGRIRAILRQRLGDEADGIRILYGGSVKASNAAEIFAAPDVDGALVGGASLKASDFAPIIAALAASA, encoded by the coding sequence ATGCGTCGCAAAGTAGCAGCGGGTAACTGGAAGATGTTCGGCATCAAGGCCGACCTGACCGAAATTACGGCCATCGCCGCCGCAGCCGACCCCGCGGTCGACACCCTCATCTGCCCCCCAGCAACACTGATCACCGCCGCAGTTCCCGCTGCCAAGGGCACCGTGCTGATCGGCGGGCAAGACTGCCACCACCTGCCTCAAGGCGCCTTTACCGGCGAGACTTCGGCCGCCATGCTGGTGGATGCAGGGGCAACCCATGTGATCGTCGGCCATTCCGAACGCCGCCGCGACCACCTTGAAAGCAACGAAATGGTTCGCGCCAAGGCCGAAGCCGCGATCGAGGCCGGCCTGATCGCCCTGATCTGCGTCGGCGAAAGCCTGGAGCAGCGCGAGGCCGGCACAACGCTTGTCGCCATCGCAACCGAACTCGACGGCTCACTGCCCAATACCAGCACCGCCGCCAACACCATCATCGCCTATGAACCCATCTGGGCGGTCGGCACCGGCCACATCCCGACGCCCGACCAGATCGCCGAGGTCCACGGCCGCATCCGCGCCATCCTGCGCCAGCGCCTTGGGGACGAGGCCGACGGCATCCGCATCCTCTACGGCGGCTCGGTCAAAGCCTCGAACGCGGCCGAGATTTTCGCCGCTCCCGACGTTGACGGGGCCTTGGTCGGCGGCGCCAGCCTGAAGGCCAGCGACTTCGCCCCCATCATCGCTGCACTGGCCGCCAGCGCCTGA
- a CDS encoding cation diffusion facilitator family transporter: MTEQTILRRSIIATFIIAAYGVTLGLWSGSAAVIFDSAYSLVDASMTVLSLTVASLILRSAAPDGLSNRLRSRFSMGFWHLEPLVLALNGMMLILISAYGLMNAIISIGHGGRQPDFGIGLIYAATSLFVYFGMMAWEIGHNRRIKSEFIALDIRSWMMGGSITAALLASFVIALALEGTRYAWMVPYVDPAILTVISLALLPLPIPIVRQAFAEIFLMTPMELKAEVDAVAARAVAQHGFADYRAYVAKTGRGLQIELYFIVAPETPDRSLRAWDDLRTTIAAEIGHDSPDRWLTIVFTADPNWAE, from the coding sequence ATGACTGAACAAACCATCCTGCGTCGCTCGATCATCGCCACATTCATCATCGCTGCCTACGGCGTGACACTGGGGCTGTGGTCGGGCTCGGCCGCCGTGATCTTCGACAGCGCCTATTCGCTGGTCGATGCGTCGATGACGGTGCTCTCTCTGACCGTTGCCTCGCTCATCCTACGCTCGGCCGCGCCTGACGGGCTGTCGAACCGCCTGCGCAGTCGCTTCAGCATGGGGTTCTGGCACCTCGAACCGCTGGTGCTGGCACTCAACGGCATGATGCTGATCCTCATCTCGGCCTACGGGCTGATGAATGCGATCATCAGCATCGGCCACGGCGGGCGTCAGCCCGATTTCGGCATAGGCCTGATCTATGCCGCCACCTCGCTATTCGTCTATTTCGGAATGATGGCATGGGAAATCGGCCATAACCGGCGCATCAAATCCGAATTCATCGCCCTCGACATCCGCAGCTGGATGATGGGCGGTTCGATCACGGCGGCGCTGCTTGCGTCCTTCGTCATCGCCCTCGCGCTGGAAGGCACCCGTTACGCGTGGATGGTGCCTTACGTCGACCCCGCGATCCTCACCGTGATCTCGCTCGCGCTGCTGCCGCTGCCCATCCCCATCGTGCGGCAGGCCTTCGCCGAAATCTTCCTGATGACCCCGATGGAACTGAAGGCCGAGGTCGACGCCGTCGCCGCCCGCGCGGTGGCACAGCACGGCTTCGCCGATTACCGCGCCTACGTCGCCAAAACCGGCCGCGGCCTGCAGATCGAGCTTTACTTCATCGTCGCCCCCGAAACCCCCGACCGCAGCCTGCGCGCGTGGGACGACCTGCGCACCACCATCGCCGCCGAAATCGGCCACGACAGCCCCGACCGCTGGCTGACAATCGTCTTCACCGCCGACCCGAACTGGGCCGAATAG
- a CDS encoding cytochrome P450 translates to MDRISQSPTDPAFVANPYAFYDKARAAGDMFYWTDYDLPCAVTHRAVSALLRDRRLGREAPPECAPTYPDFTRDFYALEAHSMLEVEPPRHTRLRGLVLRAFTSRRIAAMAPEIETLCHSLIDAFPPGPFDLLTHYAQHVPVTVIARLLGVPDSTAPRLLDWSNRMVGMYQARATEAVQRDANAAAAEFRAFMVDYIAQRRVTPGNDLLTELIAAEEDGEKLTTDELITTCILLLNAGHEATVHTIGNGIKTLIEQGKPAIDETSVEEIIRFDPPLHMFLRWVYEDVDLFGHTFRRGDRIACLLAAANHDPAAYDAPATFNPARKGPQNTSFGAGIHFCVGAPLARLELVIALRTLMARLPALSLAEAPRYSNVYHFHGLQRLMVTAR, encoded by the coding sequence ATGGACCGCATATCGCAATCGCCCACCGACCCCGCTTTCGTCGCAAACCCCTATGCCTTCTACGACAAGGCCCGCGCCGCCGGCGATATGTTCTACTGGACCGATTACGACCTGCCCTGTGCCGTCACCCACCGTGCCGTCAGCGCATTGCTGCGCGACCGGCGCCTCGGGCGCGAGGCACCACCCGAATGCGCGCCGACCTACCCCGACTTCACGCGGGATTTCTACGCCCTCGAAGCCCATTCCATGCTCGAGGTCGAGCCCCCGCGCCACACCCGCCTGCGCGGCCTCGTACTGCGCGCGTTCACCTCGCGCCGCATCGCCGCCATGGCGCCCGAGATCGAGACCCTTTGCCACAGCCTGATCGACGCCTTCCCCCCTGGGCCGTTCGACCTGCTGACACATTACGCCCAACACGTCCCCGTCACGGTGATCGCGCGCCTGCTGGGCGTGCCCGACAGCACCGCCCCGCGCCTGCTGGATTGGTCGAACCGCATGGTCGGCATGTATCAGGCCCGCGCGACCGAGGCTGTCCAGCGCGACGCCAACGCCGCCGCCGCCGAATTCCGTGCCTTCATGGTCGACTACATCGCGCAGCGCCGCGTCACCCCCGGCAACGACCTGCTCACCGAACTGATCGCCGCCGAGGAAGACGGCGAAAAACTGACGACGGACGAACTGATCACAACCTGCATCCTTCTGCTGAACGCTGGGCACGAGGCGACCGTTCATACCATCGGCAACGGCATCAAAACCCTGATCGAGCAGGGAAAACCCGCAATTGATGAGACTTCGGTCGAGGAAATCATCCGCTTCGACCCGCCCCTGCATATGTTCCTGCGCTGGGTCTACGAAGATGTCGACCTTTTCGGCCACACATTCCGGCGCGGCGACCGCATCGCCTGCCTGCTGGCCGCTGCCAACCACGACCCCGCCGCCTATGACGCACCCGCCACCTTCAACCCCGCGCGCAAGGGGCCGCAAAACACATCGTTCGGCGCCGGCATCCACTTCTGCGTCGGCGCGCCCTTGGCCCGGCTGGAGCTGGTCATCGCGCTGCGCACGCTGATGGCTCGCCTGCCCGCGCTGTCGCTGGCCGAGGCGCCCCGGTATTCCAACGTCTACCACTTCCACGGCCTGCAGCGGCTGATGGTCACCGCGCGCTAG
- a CDS encoding ferredoxin--NADP reductase: MAEGSKIISPDVQKVTKVTHYSDGLFAFRVTRPQSLRFRSGEFVMIGLPGDNGKPILRAYSIASPAWDEELEFYSIIVPDGPLTSRLQHIKEGDEIILRPKPVGTLVLDALTGGKRVYFFATGTGFAPFASLLRDPETYERFEEVIITHTCREVAELTYGRELVESLADDPLIGEFAGQVKYYPTTTREDSAKMGRITTLIESGEMFADLGLPPMDPATDRAMVCGNLAFNLDIKALLEKAGLREGANSDPAEFVIEKAFVD; the protein is encoded by the coding sequence ATGGCAGAAGGCAGCAAGATCATCTCGCCCGATGTGCAGAAGGTCACAAAGGTCACGCATTACTCGGACGGGCTGTTCGCCTTCCGCGTCACGCGGCCGCAATCGCTGCGCTTCCGCTCGGGCGAATTCGTGATGATCGGGCTACCGGGCGACAACGGCAAGCCGATCCTGCGCGCCTATTCCATCGCATCCCCCGCTTGGGACGAGGAGCTGGAGTTCTATTCCATCATCGTCCCCGACGGCCCCCTGACATCGCGCCTGCAACACATCAAAGAAGGCGACGAAATCATCCTGCGCCCCAAACCGGTCGGCACCCTGGTGCTGGATGCGCTGACAGGCGGCAAGCGGGTGTATTTCTTTGCGACCGGCACCGGCTTTGCGCCCTTCGCCTCGTTGCTGCGCGACCCCGAAACCTACGAGCGTTTCGAGGAAGTCATCATCACCCACACCTGCCGCGAGGTGGCCGAGCTTACCTATGGCCGCGAACTGGTCGAAAGCCTCGCTGACGATCCGCTCATCGGGGAATTCGCGGGCCAAGTGAAGTACTATCCCACCACCACCCGCGAAGACAGCGCCAAGATGGGCCGCATCACGACCCTGATCGAGTCGGGCGAGATGTTTGCCGACCTCGGCCTGCCCCCGATGGATCCGGCGACCGATCGCGCCATGGTTTGCGGCAACCTTGCCTTCAACCTCGACATAAAAGCACTGCTGGAAAAAGCCGGTCTGCGCGAGGGGGCGAATTCCGATCCCGCCGAATTCGTCATCGAAAAGGCGTTTGTCGACTGA
- a CDS encoding peptidase S1, which yields MKAIVTGFFAAAMLSATSAMACTDWELPPTYGEATLSAGFTPDPHAIQMAAGGPVSLVDCRNEPGAGFISEAPDYDLYWEGNGQLTIAFEASEDTVLIVNGPDYEWYYNDDYKGVNPAIVIPNAGPGLYDIWVGTIAPDSYPEGQLIITELPY from the coding sequence TTGAAAGCTATCGTTACCGGTTTCTTTGCCGCAGCTATGTTGAGCGCGACGTCGGCCATGGCCTGCACCGACTGGGAACTGCCGCCGACCTACGGCGAAGCCACGTTGTCGGCCGGCTTTACGCCCGATCCGCACGCAATCCAGATGGCTGCGGGCGGCCCTGTCAGTCTGGTTGATTGCCGGAACGAGCCTGGTGCCGGTTTCATCAGTGAAGCGCCCGATTATGACCTGTATTGGGAAGGCAACGGTCAGCTGACCATCGCTTTCGAGGCAAGCGAGGACACTGTCCTAATCGTCAACGGCCCTGATTATGAATGGTATTATAACGACGATTATAAAGGGGTTAACCCCGCGATCGTTATCCCCAACGCCGGTCCTGGCCTTTACGACATCTGGGTTGGCACCATTGCACCCGATAGCTACCCCGAAGGTCAACTGATCATCACCGAGTTGCCTTACTAA
- the pyrC gene encoding dihydroorotase, which translates to MTQTITLRRPDDFHLHLRDGAMLQAVLPETTRDFDRALIMPNLVPPVVTAAQAAAYHARIISALPAGSTFKPLMTLYLTEDTDPADLARAHAEGIAIAVKLYPAGATTNSHSGVHNFDKVRGALEKMAEIGMPLCTHGEVTDSDIDIFDREAVFIDRVLEPIRRATPGLRVVMEHVTTRNAVSYVRSADADLAATITTHHLIINRNHILAGGIKPHYYCLPVAKRETHRLALVEAATSGDARFFLGTDSAPHTDENKLLPCGCAGCFTATNTMSCLAEVFEREGALDKLEGFVALHGAAHYGLPTNSGTLTLVKSDTPVTFPDHIETGVGPVTVFNPGFPLHWRVQD; encoded by the coding sequence ATGACACAGACGATCACCCTGCGCCGCCCAGATGACTTCCACCTGCACCTGCGCGACGGGGCGATGCTGCAAGCCGTACTGCCAGAAACCACGCGCGACTTCGACCGTGCGCTGATCATGCCCAATCTGGTGCCGCCGGTTGTCACCGCCGCGCAAGCCGCCGCCTACCACGCACGCATCATCAGCGCCCTGCCCGCCGGTTCGACCTTCAAACCCTTGATGACACTGTATCTGACCGAAGATACCGACCCCGCCGATCTGGCCCGCGCCCACGCCGAGGGCATCGCCATTGCCGTCAAGCTCTACCCCGCTGGGGCCACGACGAATTCGCATTCGGGCGTCCACAACTTTGACAAAGTGCGCGGCGCGCTGGAAAAGATGGCCGAAATCGGCATGCCCCTGTGCACCCACGGCGAGGTGACCGACAGCGATATCGACATTTTTGACCGCGAGGCCGTCTTTATCGACCGCGTTCTGGAGCCGATCCGCCGCGCCACCCCGGGCCTGCGCGTGGTGATGGAACACGTGACGACGCGCAATGCCGTCAGCTATGTGCGCAGCGCCGACGCCGATCTGGCCGCGACCATCACGACGCACCACCTGATCATCAACCGCAACCACATTCTGGCCGGCGGGATCAAGCCGCACTACTATTGCCTGCCCGTCGCCAAGCGCGAAACCCACCGCCTTGCGCTGGTCGAGGCGGCGACATCGGGCGATGCACGGTTCTTTCTCGGCACCGACTCGGCGCCGCATACCGATGAAAACAAGCTGCTGCCCTGCGGCTGTGCGGGTTGCTTCACCGCGACCAACACCATGTCGTGCTTGGCCGAAGTGTTCGAACGCGAAGGCGCGCTGGACAAGCTGGAAGGCTTCGTCGCGCTGCACGGCGCAGCCCATTACGGCCTGCCGACCAATTCGGGCACGCTGACGCTGGTGAAATCGGACACGCCGGTCACCTTCCCCGACCATATCGAAACCGGCGTTGGCCCCGTGACGGTCTTCAACCCCGGCTTCCCGCTGCACTGGCGCGTTCAGGACTAA
- a CDS encoding orotate phosphoribosyltransferase, translating into MIPTSFPPKEEIARLSARMLLEIGAVHFNAREPFIHASGKKAPTYIDCRKLISYPRIRSTLMDFLTITVMRDAGFEAFDNIAGGETAGIPFAAFVAERMALPMTYVRKKPKGYGRNARIEGAMTEGQRVLLVEDLTTDGGSKLSFVDAIRETGATCGHTAVIFYYDIYKGVHETLGDAGIKLHYLCTWWDVLAEARAQNLFDTETLAGVESFLNDPAAWQAAHA; encoded by the coding sequence ATGATCCCTACCTCGTTCCCGCCCAAGGAAGAAATCGCCCGCCTGTCGGCCCGCATGCTGCTGGAAATCGGCGCCGTGCACTTCAACGCGCGCGAGCCCTTCATCCACGCCAGCGGCAAAAAGGCCCCGACCTATATCGACTGCCGCAAGCTGATTTCCTACCCGCGCATCCGCTCGACCCTGATGGACTTTCTGACCATCACCGTCATGCGCGACGCAGGGTTCGAGGCGTTCGACAACATCGCGGGCGGCGAAACTGCAGGCATCCCGTTTGCGGCTTTTGTCGCCGAACGCATGGCCCTGCCGATGACCTATGTGCGCAAAAAGCCCAAAGGCTACGGCCGCAACGCCCGTATTGAAGGCGCGATGACCGAAGGCCAGCGCGTGCTGCTGGTCGAGGATCTGACCACCGACGGTGGCTCGAAGCTGTCGTTCGTCGATGCCATCCGCGAGACCGGCGCGACCTGTGGCCATACGGCGGTAATCTTCTATTATGACATCTACAAAGGCGTGCACGAAACGCTGGGCGATGCGGGCATCAAGCTGCATTATCTGTGCACATGGTGGGACGTTCTGGCCGAGGCCCGCGCGCAAAACCTGTTCGACACCGAGACCTTGGCCGGCGTCGAAAGCTTCCTGAACGATCCTGCCGCTTGGCAGGCCGCACACGCATAA